In Bacteriovorax stolpii, a single genomic region encodes these proteins:
- a CDS encoding DUF1232 domain-containing protein encodes MKTFFIDLKNFLKDTANDERIPMRDKKVLLAMVALLLSPIDIIPDWIPIFGLIDDVIILGLILDYFFSVLDQSILLSHYPWGMKSFARLKRVARFMSFFVPGIIKDNLWKYTRDPF; translated from the coding sequence ATGAAAACTTTTTTTATTGATCTAAAGAATTTTCTCAAAGACACTGCCAACGATGAACGCATCCCAATGCGCGATAAAAAAGTTCTGCTGGCCATGGTCGCTTTACTGCTTTCTCCCATCGACATTATCCCAGACTGGATACCTATATTTGGTCTGATTGACGATGTGATTATCCTTGGACTGATCCTGGATTACTTCTTCAGTGTTTTAGATCAAAGTATTCTTCTGTCTCATTACCCATGGGGAATGAAGAGTTTTGCCCGTCTAAAAAGAGTGGCGAGATTTATGTCGTTTTTTGTTCCGGGAATTATCAAAGACAATTTGTGGAAATATACAAGGGACCCATTTTAG